DNA sequence from the Vicia villosa cultivar HV-30 ecotype Madison, WI linkage group LG3, Vvil1.0, whole genome shotgun sequence genome:
GGAACTATGGTTGGGAAGAGGTAATCGGAATTGAAGAAGAATATATTAGGTTTGTTCCTGCGGCGCCGTCATGCATTGAAGGATTGAAGATGGTAACAATCGAAGAAGCGGAAAAATGTACTATTTGTCACGAAGATTTTAATGTTGGTGTTTGTATGCCATGTTCGCATATGTTTCATACGAACTGTATTAAGGAATGGTTGAATGTAGGCAACTCTTGCCCTTTATGTAGATTTCAGCTACCTACTAGTAGCACAGATGAATAATAAGTGATTTTTTTGTGATGTTTAATGAATGTGTGTTTATTTTTAAGTCAATCAATAAGTGTTTATTAATATTTGAGTGATAAAATTCTTAGTATAAATCACTTACtaaaaaactgaaaaaaaattgttatatGTTTTGTTCTGTGAATATTGTGTGGCAATAATTATacaggaggaggaggaggcaagTCTAGCAAAAGCCAGAAGCCAACACAATTTTCAGAATCTAACTCATCTTGGATTGCAAGGAAATGCAATCCTCCAGAAGCTTTCTTGGCTGCTTCCCATGCTTCAGCTTCTTTAGTCGATGCAGGACTTTTCTGATACGTCGCGTATACATAGCGAGTCGAAATCGCAACTGAAAGTGTCAGGTTAGCGCGAGCAGTGTCTGCTTCAATGGCACAAAGCTCCAATCCATTCATAAAAGCTGCGGAATTAAATGATTACAAGAAGCATATTTAGCTATGATATCGTACGCGTCAAAAGTGTAGTTAAACGCGtatatatgaaaaatgaagtttttttaCCTGATAATATTTTAGCACGAGAAGATGCGACAGCGAGTCCTGGGATCAACGTCTTCTCGTCAATGTCAATGCCTAATAAATCAAGATCTAGCCCGGAACCATAGCCAAATCTTTCTTCTGAGGCCGAGGCCTCTTCGCGGACAGCTTTAAAATAGGTAATTGAAAGTAAGAGACAATTATAAACAAACCATGTCATGCAATTGTGAAACAAACAACGTAAAAGCGGACAAATTTCTCTACCTGAGTAAGGTAACTGAACAAACGCCCATCTTTCACCAAAAAGATCTTCGGGAAGTTTCGTGGGAAAGGGATTGTCTAATGGCAAAAGACAGTGTTTGAAGTTGCAGACCTCATAATTGATCAGCCACAACACAACACAGTGGCCATCATAATTGCTTTATTGCTAGCACACTGTCGATTTTCCAAAGCATATCAACATCAAAACATCATATGCTTGTTGACTCAACAAGCATTTGGCCTTTTTCAACGCTAATACAAATAAGCCACACATCAATCCACCACAACAGCAAATTCGCAATGCAACTACAACTCTACAGCCTTAATTTAAAACCTCAGTAACGGATTTTGCATACAAAACCTATTATCCGAACCTATTTTCGCAACCTTCACCTGATGAACAAGTTAAGCTTTTCAATCCAAGGTTTGTCATGGACATTTCAAGACCACTTAGGTTTATATAATAGTGTATCAGTTTGTCATTCATTCAGAAAACTAACTCATTTCTATCAACAAGCAAAACTTATAGAGTTTTCTGTAGAATCATACTCACCCGTTTACTCGGAAGAGCTCTCATACCAAGCTCCTTACATGCTTTCGTAATAATCGTCTGCATCTGTGCCCTACAAAGCAACAAAACTACACTTAACCAATATTTCTCCTCACTCTAACATGAACACCAAGCAAAATAATGCCTTAAGCTAGCATTAAGCAGATACAATATAACAAGATGCGATAATAATATAACAGATACACCATTTTTTGTATACATACTCTATACATTATAGAAATCAAGCTTCATTAGGTCAGATTATGTATGTGTTATCTAACATGGTGAAAGTAAATTATATGCATCTTATATGACCTTGCAACCACAAACGTAATCAATCCAACACTGTCACAAGTGGCACAGACACCTGACACGATACTGACATGTAATCACCAAATAAATGAAAAACGTGTGTTGATATAAATATGACATGAGTCGGATACTAGACAGTAGACACACTTTCAATTCAAGGGGTCAATGATACACATAGATAACAACCGATCAAAAACTCACAATAGATATTTGTGTGTATAGTTATCCAATTTGATATGCAGATGACATGAAATTATCCGCTGTGTCCACAGTTTGTTCTTGAGTACTAGTCCTGTTGTTTGCACTTGCACAGGTGTTAACCTtagatgatgatgacgatgatccTGCAAGTGGATGGAAAATGACAAGTTTTATAAACACCGAACATCCATGAAACATTGACACAGATACAGACACAATACTTGCAAACCGATAATATTTTTAGACAGGAAAATAATTGAATGTAAACACACGTTTAAGCGTTGAATTCTAACATATATCAAACATCAAACATACCTTCAATCAGAAGTATCACAGTCAACTTTTCCCTTAAGTTGAACCAAAGTGTTCCTCAACCTTAACAATTCCGCTTCAAGTAGCGCCTGCCCTTGTAATCTCCTCATAAGTTGTTGATTCACAAGTTTCGAACTTCTTAACTTCTTCCTCCAAATAAGCCGTCTGCGCCTTCTTCTTCTCCCTATACTTTTTAACAGCTTCACTATTACCAGAAATTCTTTTCGGCCTTGAATAAGCCGATGCAGACTCAATTATGGTCGCATTGCAGCTCAAATCAAATTCCCGGTCCTTTATTTAAGACTGCTGCAATTAGTTGTTGTAGAATATATGCAAAGAAGCATATTCCTAGGACAAAAATAGTCAAAAATATTCATTTGAGTGGTTCTGATCAAAGAATATATAAGTAAATGACTGAAAAATTGCAATTTAGATGATAAAGGAAAGCTAAAGCGTTTCTCAAACCAGCTTAATTGACATAACTAAagactaaacaaataaaaaatcaaacataTTATTGAGTATGGTTCAAGGTACTATCGTAAATTCACCTGTAGAATTATATATATGACTTGTAACAATATTTTATTGCAGAACTATAGTTGGTTTATAGTTGCAGAGGTAAGTACCATGAGTCGAACTGCATTAACAAAAATCGATCAGTTCAttgtcttttacttctttttttattttattttatgccaaACAGACCTATTAATGACCATGTTTTAAAGAGTGGTCGCTGTGACCATTATAGCCCCGTCACAATTTATATTTAAAGAATCATGGTCAAATACGActtatgaagcacggacactggAAACACGACATAGACTCTGATATATCGACGTcggtaataatttaaaaaaataaataagttaaatatAATCATAAATGTTGGTGTTGGTTTCGGACACAGACACTGAAACTGACCCCGAGGCAAACACACTTTTTTTCAGAGGTTTTGGTGCTACAAGAAATATGACTAATGACTAATGCGACATTACACCCCGCGACTCAACTACCAGTCGTATACCTTTAGTTAAAGACCTAATATGAACCCTGACTAATG
Encoded proteins:
- the LOC131659561 gene encoding protein TAB2 homolog, chloroplastic-like translates to MIKWNAYKVSNMILKVDGSRLDNPSVSDFGAWVYGFAGNIDYSNILRAELIAIYHGLRKPKEFGIKNHLGVWVCFRPILDAKGKKLWELVVCDKSPSLQYTKYFPNNVINSITNIMSTYCVCATCDSVGLITFVVARAQMQTIITKACKELGMRALPSKRVSCVVLWLINYEVCNFKHCLLPLDNPFPTKLPEDLFGERWAFVQLPYSAVREEASASEERFGYGSGLDLDLLGIDIDEKTLIPGLAVASSRAKILSAFMNGLELCAIEADTARANLTLSVAISTRYVYATYQKSPASTKEAEAWEAAKKASGGLHFLAIQDELDSENCVGFWLLLDLPPPPPV